In Chengkuizengella sediminis, a single window of DNA contains:
- a CDS encoding spore germination protein, with translation MVLTKKNNQYLFKELTIKDAFQSCFDVKHQSFHFQSSSNDYKVMFTYCEGLYDYDKLNKVIIPELRHFFQLMEDQIFSDDFIQKDLNITTLQQVESKEKMITKVLLGEVLIYFPNLETAYSIDTSNFPKRDPQDSTTDVPIKGSRDGFIEDITTNVALIRKRLPSNSLHYDQYIVGEKSKTKVGLLFIEDKIDPDVLKKIKDKLSKIKTEAIYSTKQVKELIADIKFPLFPIFSYSGRPDFTVHSLMNGRFVLIVDGLPSVVLGPANFMFLLDSGEDKEMISVFALFERLMRIIGFMMATFLPGFWVALVSFHHDQIPFALLSTIVESRRGVPFPSALEVFIMLLLFEIFREAGMRLPFGIGQTLSVVGGLIIGDAAIAAGITNATTMVIIAVAVVSTYTLVNQSLVGAISVVRYFILFISSIMGIWGFFLSSFLTILYLANLRPYGVNYLTMSSKSPRKLLKTYVKLPWKNSS, from the coding sequence ATGGTATTAACAAAAAAAAATAATCAATATCTCTTTAAAGAACTAACCATAAAAGATGCTTTTCAATCCTGTTTTGATGTAAAACATCAGAGCTTTCATTTTCAATCCAGTTCTAATGATTACAAGGTCATGTTTACATACTGTGAGGGGCTTTATGATTACGATAAACTCAATAAAGTGATTATTCCAGAGCTCCGTCATTTTTTTCAATTGATGGAAGATCAGATATTTTCAGATGATTTCATTCAGAAAGACCTTAATATAACAACGTTGCAACAAGTAGAAAGCAAAGAGAAAATGATTACAAAAGTTTTACTTGGTGAAGTATTAATTTACTTTCCGAATCTAGAAACAGCTTACTCCATTGACACTAGCAACTTTCCTAAACGTGATCCACAAGATTCTACTACTGATGTACCCATCAAAGGATCTAGAGATGGTTTTATTGAAGATATAACTACGAATGTAGCGTTAATACGGAAGAGATTACCTTCAAATTCCTTACATTATGATCAATACATTGTTGGTGAAAAATCAAAAACTAAAGTCGGTTTACTTTTTATTGAAGATAAAATTGATCCAGATGTACTTAAGAAAATAAAAGATAAATTATCAAAAATTAAAACAGAAGCCATCTATAGTACAAAACAAGTAAAGGAGTTAATTGCAGATATTAAATTCCCTTTATTTCCAATATTCAGTTACTCAGGTAGACCTGATTTTACAGTCCATTCTTTGATGAATGGACGTTTTGTGCTCATCGTAGACGGCTTACCATCCGTTGTCCTAGGTCCTGCTAATTTTATGTTTTTGTTAGATAGTGGCGAGGATAAAGAGATGATTTCTGTCTTTGCTTTGTTTGAACGATTGATGAGAATCATTGGATTTATGATGGCAACATTTCTTCCTGGTTTTTGGGTTGCATTAGTTTCTTTTCATCATGATCAAATCCCCTTTGCTTTACTATCTACCATTGTTGAATCTAGACGTGGGGTACCTTTTCCTTCAGCATTAGAAGTATTTATTATGTTACTACTATTCGAAATTTTTAGAGAGGCTGGGATGAGGTTGCCCTTTGGTATTGGGCAGACGTTAAGTGTTGTAGGCGGACTTATTATAGGAGATGCTGCAATCGCTGCTGGGATCACCAATGCTACAACAATGGTTATTATTGCAGTAGCAGTTGTTTCAACCTATACATTAGTTAATCAATCTTTAGTAGGTGCTATTAGTGTTGTAAGATATTTTATTCTGTTCATCTCCTCGATTATGGGGATATGGGGATTCTTTCTATCCTCTTTCCTTACCATTCTTTATTTAGCCAATTTGAGACCCTATGGAGTTAATTATCTTACAATGTCATCAAAAAGCCCTCGTAAGTTATTGAAGACATATGTAAAACTCCCTTGGAAAAATAGTTCATAA
- a CDS encoding Ger(x)C family spore germination protein has translation MLKKTIFIFAISILLTGCWNSDEVDRMLYAHAIAVNLKDDLFEIRVQFVIFGGRGGQGQEAGGSLTPAIEKGVGKTIEEALFDLYKSVPEKVFWGHLSAIVFSENLMEEKGKLTDVIEKFVRYPETRYTIWIYSSSEEALNEILNVGSFKDMNLSPIFGRLGDPKNNYEQSSLIKPVNFNDLLIELDEPGYTSIIPFIQLKSNGGEKHIRFDSVSILYTRNEFKGILRGAEVNGFRWLHSDITNNNLLIEDENKKPLASLIIDKLKVNIIPETKNENMMFQLKIKATANVGEIFQDITKEQLAEKAKKEIKKQILMTYKRGLDLDADVYRLTETLYRKDLKKWKELTSKDKLPLTESSLEIDIDLLIKSSSNLELTP, from the coding sequence ATGCTAAAAAAAACAATATTTATTTTTGCTATTTCCATATTGCTTACAGGATGCTGGAATTCTGATGAGGTTGATCGCATGTTATATGCTCATGCAATAGCAGTTAATCTAAAAGATGATCTCTTTGAGATTCGTGTGCAATTTGTTATTTTCGGAGGCCGTGGTGGGCAGGGACAAGAAGCAGGTGGATCCCTTACACCAGCAATTGAAAAAGGGGTTGGAAAAACCATTGAAGAAGCATTATTTGATTTATATAAATCTGTACCGGAAAAAGTATTTTGGGGACATTTATCTGCCATTGTATTTTCAGAAAATCTAATGGAAGAAAAAGGAAAATTAACTGACGTTATAGAGAAGTTTGTTCGATACCCTGAAACTAGGTATACCATATGGATCTATAGCAGTAGCGAAGAAGCTTTGAATGAAATTTTAAATGTAGGTTCTTTTAAAGATATGAACCTATCCCCTATTTTTGGGAGATTAGGTGACCCTAAAAATAATTATGAGCAAAGTTCTTTGATTAAACCCGTCAATTTTAATGACTTATTAATTGAATTGGATGAACCTGGCTATACTTCAATTATCCCTTTTATTCAACTTAAATCAAATGGTGGAGAGAAGCATATCAGATTTGATAGTGTGAGTATCCTTTATACACGCAATGAATTTAAAGGAATATTAAGAGGGGCTGAAGTAAATGGGTTTCGTTGGCTGCATTCAGATATTACCAATAATAACCTCTTAATTGAAGATGAAAATAAAAAACCCCTTGCATCCCTTATTATTGATAAATTGAAAGTAAACATTATTCCTGAAACGAAAAATGAAAATATGATGTTTCAATTAAAAATAAAGGCAACAGCAAACGTAGGTGAAATATTTCAAGATATTACTAAAGAACAACTTGCAGAAAAAGCAAAAAAAGAAATAAAAAAGCAAATCTTAATGACATATAAACGAGGATTAGATTTAGATGCAGATGTATATCGATTAACTGAAACTTTATATCGGAAAGATCTTAAAAAATGGAAAGAACTCACATCTAAAGATAAACTCCCTTTAACTGAATCATCCCTTGAAATCGATATTGATTTATTGATCAAAAGCTCATCTAACTTAGAATTAACTCCTTAA
- a CDS encoding M4 family metallopeptidase: MNKKFLAVCLSLCLVMAIFIPQASAKPDIFEKINKNEKTSTPEFVSGKLTEKSDKKPKDVLFGYLNGKKDIFKFAESAESDFVVVDEFVDDLGFTHLRLQQEFKGTPVYGRTFTAHIDSSGVLTSFSGTVAPELDKKLKKNKKVKKKEAFSIAEEDLISSFSEAPKYAIDPTTEEVVYVKNDKSQYAFHINFKFFYPELGDWNYFVDAVTGDILDKFDQSFKVDSVGTGTGVLGDVKSLNTDQQGSIYYLQDNTRGDGIFTYDGENVHQNLLYYPIWVIQRYLPGTLWSDGDNVFNNQYDRSAVDAHYYAGLVYDYFLEEFNRDSFDNQGTAIKSTVHFGQNWGNAGWLGEPLNQMIYGDGDADTLPFSGAFDVIAHEITHAITDRTADLIYQDESGAINESMSDIFGALAEFWAGLDPDWLMGEDVTLSSNGLRSMANPTLFNDPDHYSDYLNTTADYGGVHTNSSIINKAAYLLSEGGNHSGVSVNGVGKDKMGDIFYRTLTQHLTASSTFSQLRSATIQAASELYGSNSSEVTSVQQAFDAIGVN; the protein is encoded by the coding sequence ATGAATAAAAAATTCCTTGCTGTTTGTTTATCACTATGTTTAGTTATGGCCATCTTCATTCCTCAAGCGAGTGCAAAACCTGATATATTTGAAAAAATCAATAAAAATGAGAAAACTTCCACACCCGAATTTGTTTCTGGTAAATTAACAGAAAAGTCTGATAAAAAACCAAAAGATGTTTTGTTTGGATATTTAAATGGAAAAAAAGATATTTTCAAATTTGCTGAATCTGCTGAAAGCGATTTTGTTGTGGTTGATGAGTTTGTCGATGATTTAGGTTTTACTCATTTAAGATTACAGCAGGAATTTAAAGGCACTCCTGTATACGGAAGAACCTTTACAGCTCATATTGATAGTTCTGGCGTATTAACTTCGTTTTCTGGAACTGTCGCTCCTGAATTAGATAAAAAATTAAAAAAGAATAAAAAGGTAAAGAAAAAAGAAGCATTTTCAATCGCTGAAGAAGATCTTATTTCTTCCTTCTCCGAAGCACCAAAATATGCCATTGATCCAACTACGGAGGAAGTTGTATATGTGAAAAATGATAAGTCACAGTATGCTTTTCACATTAATTTTAAATTCTTTTACCCTGAATTAGGGGATTGGAACTATTTTGTCGATGCTGTCACAGGTGACATCTTAGATAAATTTGATCAATCTTTTAAAGTAGATTCTGTAGGAACAGGGACGGGTGTCTTAGGCGATGTAAAATCATTAAATACGGATCAGCAAGGAAGCATCTATTATTTACAAGATAATACGAGAGGTGATGGTATTTTTACTTATGATGGTGAAAATGTTCACCAGAATCTTCTTTATTATCCGATTTGGGTTATTCAACGTTATCTTCCAGGAACCTTATGGAGTGATGGGGATAATGTATTTAATAACCAATATGATAGATCAGCAGTTGATGCTCATTATTATGCTGGTTTAGTCTATGATTACTTCTTAGAGGAGTTTAATCGTGATAGCTTTGACAATCAAGGTACAGCGATTAAATCTACCGTTCACTTTGGACAAAATTGGGGGAACGCAGGTTGGTTAGGTGAACCTTTAAATCAAATGATATATGGGGATGGGGATGCAGATACTCTACCTTTCTCAGGGGCTTTTGATGTCATTGCACACGAGATCACTCATGCTATCACAGATAGAACTGCGGACCTGATTTATCAAGATGAATCAGGAGCGATAAACGAGTCCATGTCCGATATTTTTGGTGCTTTAGCTGAGTTTTGGGCAGGTTTAGATCCTGACTGGTTAATGGGTGAAGACGTTACGCTTTCTAGTAATGGTTTAAGATCTATGGCTAATCCAACTTTGTTTAATGATCCGGATCACTACTCTGATTATTTGAATACAACAGCAGATTACGGTGGCGTTCATACCAATAGTAGTATTATCAATAAAGCTGCTTATTTATTAAGTGAAGGTGGTAACCATTCTGGTGTATCTGTAAATGGCGTTGGGAAAGACAAAATGGGAGATATCTTCTACCGAACACTGACTCAACACTTAACTGCATCTTCTACTTTTAGTCAACTCCGTTCTGCTACAATACAAGCTGCATCTGAATTGTATGGATCTAACAGTTCAGAAGTTACATCTGTACAACAAGCATTTGATGCTATTGGGGTTAATTAA
- a CDS encoding M4 family metallopeptidase — protein MNKKFLAVCLSLCLVLAIFIPQASAKPDIFEKINKSERTSTPEFVSGKLTEKSDKKPKDVLFGYLNGKKDVFKFTETAESDFVVLDEFVDDLGYTHLRLQQEFKGTPVYGRTFTAHIDSSGVLTAFSGTVAPELDKKLKQDKKVKKKEAFSIAEEDLISSFSDSPSYIMDPTTEEVIYVKDDESHYAFHVNFKFLYPELGDWSYFVDAVTGDILDKFNQSFKINSVGTGTGVLGDVKSLNTDQQGSTYYLQDNTRGDGILTYDGENVSQNILNRPIRIIQRYLPGNLWSDTDNIFNDSYDAAAVDAHYYAGLVYDYYMDQFNRDSFDNQGAAIKSTVHFGQNYNNAGWLGEPLNQMMYGDGDGVNWLPFSGSFDVIAHEITHAVTDRTANLIYQNESGAMNEAMSDIFGVLAEFWAGLDPDWLMGEDIYTPTISGDALRSFSDPTLFDQPDHYSDYLNTTADYGGVHTNSGIINKAAYLLSEGGNHSGVAVNGIGIDKIGDIFYRSLTQYLTESSTFSQLRSAAEQSAADLYGSNSSEVTSVQQAFDAVGIN, from the coding sequence ATGAATAAAAAATTCCTTGCAGTTTGTTTATCACTATGTTTAGTTCTAGCTATCTTCATACCTCAAGCGAGTGCAAAACCTGATATATTTGAAAAAATCAATAAAAGTGAGAGAACTTCCACGCCTGAATTTGTTTCGGGTAAATTGACAGAAAAATCTGATAAAAAGCCAAAGGATGTATTGTTTGGATACTTAAATGGAAAAAAAGATGTATTTAAATTTACAGAAACGGCAGAAAGTGATTTTGTTGTACTTGATGAGTTTGTCGATGATTTAGGATATACTCATTTAAGATTACAGCAGGAATTTAAAGGAACTCCTGTATACGGAAGAACATTTACAGCTCATATTGATAGTTCTGGCGTATTAACAGCATTTTCTGGAACTGTCGCTCCTGAATTAGATAAAAAATTAAAACAGGATAAAAAAGTAAAGAAAAAAGAAGCTTTTTCAATCGCTGAAGAAGATCTTATTTCCTCCTTCTCAGATTCACCTTCATATATTATGGATCCAACTACGGAGGAAGTAATCTATGTAAAGGATGATGAATCTCACTATGCATTTCACGTTAATTTTAAATTCCTTTACCCTGAACTAGGAGACTGGAGTTATTTTGTCGATGCTGTTACAGGTGACATCTTAGATAAATTTAATCAATCGTTCAAAATAAATTCTGTAGGGACAGGAACGGGTGTCTTAGGGGATGTAAAATCATTAAATACGGATCAACAAGGAAGTACCTATTACTTACAAGATAATACGAGAGGCGATGGCATCTTAACTTATGATGGAGAAAATGTAAGTCAAAATATACTGAATAGACCTATTCGTATTATCCAGCGTTATCTCCCAGGAAACCTATGGAGTGATACGGATAATATATTTAATGATTCCTACGATGCTGCTGCAGTTGATGCTCATTATTATGCAGGTTTAGTTTATGATTATTATATGGATCAATTTAACCGTGATAGTTTCGATAATCAAGGTGCAGCGATTAAGTCTACCGTTCATTTTGGACAAAATTATAACAATGCAGGTTGGTTAGGTGAACCTCTAAACCAAATGATGTATGGGGATGGGGATGGTGTGAATTGGCTTCCTTTTTCAGGGTCATTTGACGTTATTGCGCATGAGATTACCCATGCAGTGACAGACAGAACTGCAAACCTGATTTATCAAAATGAATCAGGAGCGATGAACGAAGCGATGTCAGATATATTCGGTGTGTTAGCAGAATTTTGGGCAGGCTTAGATCCTGACTGGTTAATGGGTGAAGATATTTATACACCTACCATTTCAGGTGATGCTTTAAGATCATTTTCAGACCCAACTTTATTTGATCAACCAGACCACTACTCTGATTATCTGAATACAACAGCAGATTACGGTGGCGTTCATACCAACAGTGGTATTATCAATAAAGCAGCTTATTTATTAAGTGAAGGCGGTAATCACTCTGGAGTTGCCGTAAATGGCATTGGCATAGATAAAATAGGCGACATCTTTTATCGTTCTTTAACCCAATACTTAACTGAATCTTCTACTTTTAGTCAACTCCGTTCTGCAGCTGAACAGTCTGCAGCTGATTTGTATGGATCAAATAGTTCAGAGGTTACATCCGTACAGCAAGCGTTTGATGCAGTAGGGATTAACTAA